In a single window of the Melioribacteraceae bacterium genome:
- a CDS encoding nucleotidyl transferase AbiEii/AbiGii toxin family protein, translating into MKERTEIKNIAASVKERLRNISTQTAKEYQSVLRQYMQERFLFRLSKSIYSNHLILKGALLFIAHDISRSRPTKDIDFLGSFLSNDVEKLHSFIEPILSENNLIWNPKKFIWQEIKAKDHFLI; encoded by the coding sequence ATGAAAGAACGGACAGAAATAAAAAATATAGCCGCTTCTGTTAAAGAACGCTTAAGAAATATTTCTACTCAAACCGCAAAAGAATACCAAAGCGTTTTACGTCAATACATGCAAGAACGTTTTCTTTTTCGTCTATCCAAATCAATTTATTCTAACCACCTGATTCTAAAAGGTGCCTTACTATTTATCGCCCATGATATTAGCCGTTCACGTCCAACAAAAGATATTGATTTCCTTGGCTCCTTTTTATCAAATGATGTTGAGAAACTTCATTCCTTTATAGAACCTATTCTTTCAGAAAATAATCTAATCTGGAATCCCAAGAAGTTTATTTGGCAAGAGATAAAAGCCAAGGATCATTTCCTAATCTAA
- a CDS encoding type IV toxin-antitoxin system AbiEi family antitoxin domain-containing protein produces the protein MKKIIEIFEKNNGYSRMKELREAGIQTRDIAKAVKEKTIEKVRPGLYKLVEFPWDEHGSFADVCNSNKKAVICLLSAASYYDLTTINPSEVYVAVPNNTDKFVLRYPPTRVYYFADSYYEDGIEIIKTKSGIIKIYNKEKTIGDLFRYMNKLGEDVAIESLKEYLKKRKQMNITKLLKYSEICGVKKKMEPMIKAILS, from the coding sequence ATGAAAAAAATCATCGAAATCTTTGAGAAGAATAACGGTTATTCACGGATGAAAGAACTCCGGGAAGCCGGAATCCAAACACGCGATATTGCAAAAGCTGTTAAGGAAAAAACTATTGAAAAGGTTAGACCGGGGCTGTATAAACTAGTTGAGTTTCCTTGGGATGAACATGGAAGCTTTGCTGATGTTTGTAATTCAAATAAGAAAGCCGTTATATGTCTTCTCTCCGCGGCATCATATTATGATCTAACAACGATCAATCCATCGGAAGTATATGTAGCAGTTCCTAATAATACCGATAAATTTGTACTTCGCTATCCTCCTACAAGAGTCTATTATTTTGCCGACAGCTACTATGAAGATGGTATTGAAATTATTAAAACAAAGAGTGGTATAATAAAAATTTATAATAAAGAAAAAACTATCGGAGATCTTTTCCGTTATATGAATAAACTCGGAGAAGATGTTGCTATTGAATCACTCAAAGAATATCTCAAGAAAAGAAAACAAATGAATATCACTAAACTTCTAAAATATTCTGAAATTTGCGGGGTTAAGAAAAAAATGGAACCGATGATCAAAGCGATTCTATCATGA
- a CDS encoding C-GCAxxG-C-C family protein, with protein sequence MKTIKNDTKKVFLKKGACSHTFFYLLNREFGYPKDNEERASDPLAGGLSQEGYQCGMLWGSSLAIGAESYRRYGDNELAIAQAITATQSILESFIDSAGSANCSIITDCDFNSKYGLMKYLISGKPIKCFKLAEKWTPEAIQSSKIGLEKQLSDLSETPISCASEVIRRMGGSREEIVMVAGFAGGFGLSGNACGALGAAIWMKTLSKVKENNYRYSLSDPDLEKIKEIFFAETDYKIECSKICGMQFRTIDEHSNFIKNGGCSRLITLLGNL encoded by the coding sequence TTGAAGACAATTAAAAATGATACCAAAAAAGTTTTTCTTAAGAAGGGTGCTTGTTCTCACACCTTCTTCTATCTCTTAAATCGTGAATTCGGTTATCCAAAAGATAATGAAGAACGTGCTTCTGATCCGCTCGCTGGAGGATTATCACAAGAAGGTTATCAATGCGGAATGCTTTGGGGCTCCTCTTTAGCGATAGGCGCAGAATCTTATCGAAGATATGGGGATAATGAACTCGCAATTGCGCAAGCTATAACTGCAACTCAATCTATCTTAGAATCATTTATTGACAGTGCGGGTAGTGCTAATTGTTCTATTATCACCGATTGTGATTTTAATAGTAAATATGGTCTAATGAAATATTTGATAAGCGGAAAGCCAATCAAATGTTTTAAGTTAGCAGAAAAATGGACGCCTGAGGCAATTCAATCTTCAAAAATTGGGCTCGAAAAACAATTGTCAGATTTAAGTGAAACCCCTATTAGTTGTGCTTCCGAAGTTATACGAAGAATGGGAGGTAGTAGAGAAGAAATAGTGATGGTTGCCGGGTTCGCAGGTGGATTTGGTTTAAGCGGAAATGCCTGCGGAGCTTTAGGGGCTGCAATCTGGATGAAAACCTTATCAAAAGTGAAAGAAAATAATTATAGATATTCATTAAGTGATCCGGATTTGGAGAAGATAAAAGAAATATTTTTTGCAGAAACAGATTATAAAATTGAGTGTTCAAAAATTTGTGGCATGCAATTCAGAACAATAGATGAGCATTCAAATTTCATTAAGAATGGGGGCTGCAGTAGATTAATTACACTATTGGGAAACCTGTAG
- a CDS encoding GNAT family N-acetyltransferase — translation MIRKYEQKDFEKCTEIVNDVWNFDGRFLPSNLSALFKKVYVGGSLSASNFAIVVEEEGIVKGFLFGKCGSKKLINGGYSGILGSLSFLIQLLLVKGISLKKKFYYLNIMAEHETNRRRVEPTRDNEVNLFAVMQRAQGKGYGKVLMNEFIKECKNEHVNRVTLDTDKECNYGFYEHFGFRVKGEFYSPLQKEYSGFSGDSYVYELQIDKLP, via the coding sequence ATGATCAGAAAATACGAACAGAAAGATTTTGAAAAATGCACTGAAATTGTAAATGACGTCTGGAATTTTGATGGTAGATTTCTCCCTTCCAATTTGTCGGCACTATTTAAAAAAGTTTATGTTGGCGGAAGTCTTTCAGCCAGCAATTTTGCGATTGTCGTAGAAGAAGAGGGAATAGTAAAAGGATTTTTATTTGGTAAATGTGGTTCAAAAAAATTAATTAACGGCGGTTACTCCGGAATTCTTGGCAGTTTAAGCTTTTTGATCCAACTTTTATTAGTTAAAGGAATAAGCTTGAAAAAGAAATTTTACTATCTCAATATTATGGCCGAACATGAAACAAACCGCAGAAGAGTTGAACCGACAAGAGATAATGAAGTGAACTTATTTGCAGTTATGCAACGTGCTCAGGGAAAAGGATATGGAAAAGTGCTGATGAATGAATTTATCAAAGAATGTAAAAATGAACATGTAAATCGGGTTACACTTGATACCGATAAGGAGTGTAATTATGGATTTTATGAACATTTTGGTTTTAGGGTAAAAGGGGAGTTTTATTCTCCCTTACAAAAAGAATATTCGGGGTTTTCTGGGGATAGTTATGTCTATGAACTTCAAATAGATAAATTACCTTAG
- a CDS encoding carbohydrate binding domain-containing protein, whose protein sequence is MKKCFTTLFYIQLFFAIFIKAQQTNLILNPSFEEGNGTPAGWVINSGYGAVFNWSNQVARSGQYSVSISELSLPWSQLSWESQNLISVDPGTTYDAECWVFFSSQPSIGETAELGITEYDQNGNFIKGAGIAANAVAGNWVECKKNFTTSSNTTHIKISLSHIYRNNDDVAIVFFDDVSVIKNIPNSKVVLLSPVINQGQVNPLTTFSWSNYDGASNYTLEINNSLNFNNPLYSYSTNQTTLILPQQLNEYSVYYWRVKADNSQWSDIWNFFTGPSQIPKLLEPKNNYDEVPAQNAFLQWTWINGATNYRVEVSENQNFSSIFYQKEENTTFIGNLSFTEANTYYWRVSAFVNGAWSSWSEIFQFTVKTIQVNIPDYKYFAFDAMIPGDMNLNFRGSLAGDIRGDGIKRIVLGGGKSGQLLFYKYQNNLLIPDGAKQILDSPMNFTNIIPKAIGDVDGDGLNEIIVLTSGLSQQWQPNLLQIFKWDGNNYSELVRLQSGDYNVFDQSTIIIENIDQNGVNEIIMPVNGRLGIYRYSGNTLQKVAELNLNAEQKFVIGNCDADPDLEIIICEVSQSSSPVNLRIFGFSGANFINKYSIPGFEYPMAGLAVQDLNGDGINEIFCSTGQYSSYNYSANIFSYNGSGFDLIKNFRITSGITKAKIGDIDGDGNIEVVMFRNSSGSYVIDYENSNYTIGYLNHIGVVDDGDVIDIDSDGYDEILASSYGGFQVVSILNEMPKLNLISPADGANIIELSPTFSWSAFPGAANYVFYLRKGDNFSPPSIYVQVLSETSLTLPVTLEPNSTYSWRVRALDQNLTFSDINTFSTSLPTKPIFTSYICDMSYEILSGRFNPQTDYVELRGTEFGWGAGVRMTQNPNEPNLYIYNAIHYVEESGINLPDYKFWYSTLQYGDIWEGGNNRTHNVTQDEFNNNSITITRPFDDLTTANSTNRATTILIQINLNGGKDVGGNPLPSQINTVHLTGSSAPLSWKGWSSQSSQFMITMYDDGTHGDLFPNDKVYSNLISFPIYTKFQVELAYVINYDITQPQYIVYENNGGDNHIFMLEHDLVKAKVKNVYGFMSNYGEIITPLYDKEFINTVEQNLANRAYVELINNTSGKLRKDIQKSYDFFLKSLDSKLWEDESHLKANGQQMFESSKNAVKDLMKLDDEQIYDSKLLPIIIHIFNSDKYVVELYYSELMTKYEALGCGLTPTINSNCSRWKRDLDDAQKLLNDAYRDYLLGNYDKAIITLKQAWMNLNKVEKIGLAKEVGENIITEDIPTEFSLSQNYPNPFNPSTQIQFGLPSDSKVQVNIFNVLGQKVQSLTEQFYQAGTHTLNFNADELSNGVYIYSINAISDEGKIFRDTKKMLLVK, encoded by the coding sequence ATGAAGAAATGTTTTACTACTCTATTTTATATTCAGCTATTCTTTGCGATATTTATAAAAGCTCAACAGACAAATTTAATCTTAAATCCCTCTTTTGAAGAAGGAAACGGAACACCTGCCGGGTGGGTGATAAATTCAGGCTATGGGGCTGTTTTTAACTGGTCTAATCAAGTAGCACGGTCGGGCCAGTATTCAGTTTCAATATCAGAGTTATCTTTACCCTGGAGTCAATTATCCTGGGAGTCGCAAAATCTAATAAGTGTTGATCCTGGGACAACTTATGATGCCGAATGCTGGGTATTTTTCAGCAGTCAACCTTCTATTGGTGAAACAGCTGAATTAGGAATCACAGAATATGATCAAAATGGTAATTTTATTAAAGGGGCTGGGATTGCTGCTAATGCTGTGGCTGGAAATTGGGTAGAGTGTAAGAAAAATTTCACCACTTCTTCTAATACGACTCATATTAAAATAAGTTTGAGTCATATTTATCGAAATAATGATGATGTGGCAATTGTCTTCTTTGATGATGTATCTGTGATTAAAAATATTCCTAATTCAAAAGTTGTACTACTATCACCTGTAATTAATCAAGGGCAAGTTAACCCGCTAACAACATTTAGTTGGTCTAATTATGATGGTGCATCTAATTACACCCTCGAAATTAATAATAGTCTTAATTTCAATAATCCCTTATATAGTTATTCAACCAATCAGACTACATTAATTTTACCTCAGCAATTAAACGAGTATTCTGTTTATTATTGGCGCGTGAAAGCAGATAATAGTCAGTGGTCTGATATCTGGAATTTCTTTACCGGTCCCTCTCAAATTCCAAAATTATTAGAGCCAAAAAATAATTATGACGAAGTACCGGCTCAAAATGCATTTTTGCAATGGACATGGATTAATGGGGCAACAAATTATCGAGTTGAAGTATCTGAAAATCAAAATTTCTCATCCATATTTTATCAAAAGGAGGAGAATACTACTTTTATTGGTAATCTGAGCTTCACGGAAGCAAATACATATTATTGGCGCGTAAGCGCATTTGTAAATGGCGCTTGGAGTAGCTGGAGTGAAATATTTCAATTTACTGTTAAAACTATTCAAGTAAATATTCCTGACTATAAATATTTTGCTTTTGATGCGATGATACCGGGGGATATGAACCTTAACTTCAGAGGATCATTGGCAGGAGATATTAGAGGGGATGGAATAAAGAGAATAGTTCTTGGTGGAGGAAAATCTGGTCAACTTCTTTTTTATAAATATCAAAATAATCTCCTCATTCCGGATGGAGCAAAACAAATACTTGATTCACCTATGAACTTTACAAACATAATTCCAAAGGCAATTGGCGATGTTGATGGTGATGGATTAAATGAAATAATTGTGCTCACATCGGGATTAAGTCAGCAATGGCAGCCAAACTTATTGCAAATATTTAAATGGGATGGCAATAATTATTCTGAATTGGTCAGATTGCAGTCGGGCGATTACAATGTCTTTGATCAAAGTACAATCATTATTGAAAATATTGATCAGAATGGGGTGAATGAAATTATAATGCCTGTAAATGGTCGACTTGGAATTTATCGCTATTCTGGCAACACCCTTCAAAAAGTTGCTGAACTAAATTTAAACGCTGAGCAGAAATTTGTGATTGGCAACTGCGATGCTGATCCAGATTTAGAAATAATCATTTGTGAAGTATCTCAATCTTCAAGTCCCGTCAACCTCAGAATTTTTGGATTTAGTGGTGCTAACTTTATTAATAAGTACTCGATTCCTGGATTTGAATATCCTATGGCAGGCTTGGCAGTTCAAGATCTTAATGGTGACGGAATAAATGAAATATTTTGTTCTACTGGTCAATATTCAAGCTATAATTATTCAGCAAATATTTTTAGCTATAATGGTTCTGGTTTCGATCTGATTAAAAATTTTAGAATAACATCGGGAATTACAAAAGCAAAAATTGGGGATATTGATGGAGATGGTAATATTGAAGTTGTAATGTTTAGAAATTCTTCAGGTTCATATGTAATTGATTATGAAAATAGTAACTATACAATTGGCTACTTAAACCATATAGGGGTTGTTGATGATGGTGATGTTATTGATATTGATTCCGATGGTTATGATGAGATACTTGCCTCATCCTATGGAGGATTTCAAGTAGTAAGCATTTTAAACGAAATGCCCAAATTGAATTTAATTTCTCCGGCAGATGGTGCAAATATTATTGAGCTTTCACCAACTTTTAGCTGGAGCGCTTTCCCTGGTGCGGCAAATTATGTTTTCTACCTCAGGAAAGGAGATAATTTCTCTCCTCCCTCCATTTATGTACAAGTACTTTCAGAAACTTCACTTACGTTGCCAGTAACACTAGAACCAAATTCAACATATTCATGGAGAGTAAGGGCGCTTGATCAAAATTTGACATTTTCAGACATTAATACGTTCTCTACCTCACTACCAACAAAACCAATATTTACAAGTTATATCTGCGATATGAGCTATGAAATTTTATCTGGAAGATTTAATCCTCAAACTGATTATGTGGAATTGAGAGGAACAGAATTTGGATGGGGTGCAGGAGTGAGAATGACTCAGAATCCTAATGAACCAAATCTATACATTTATAATGCAATTCATTATGTTGAAGAATCTGGTATTAATTTACCCGATTATAAATTCTGGTACTCAACTCTTCAATATGGAGATATCTGGGAGGGTGGAAACAATAGAACACATAATGTAACCCAGGATGAGTTTAACAACAATTCTATAACAATCACAAGACCATTTGATGACTTAACAACAGCAAATAGTACAAATCGAGCTACCACAATTCTTATTCAGATTAATCTCAATGGAGGAAAAGATGTTGGTGGTAATCCACTTCCGTCACAAATCAATACCGTTCATCTAACGGGTTCCTCTGCACCATTAAGTTGGAAAGGTTGGTCCAGTCAAAGCAGCCAGTTTATGATTACAATGTATGATGATGGAACTCATGGAGACCTCTTCCCAAATGATAAGGTCTATTCTAATTTAATCTCCTTCCCAATCTATACGAAGTTCCAAGTGGAACTGGCATATGTGATTAATTATGATATCACTCAACCACAGTATATCGTCTATGAAAATAATGGAGGTGATAATCACATATTCATGCTTGAGCATGATCTGGTTAAAGCAAAAGTTAAAAATGTGTATGGATTCATGTCAAATTACGGCGAAATAATAACACCCCTTTATGATAAAGAATTTATAAATACGGTGGAACAGAATTTAGCTAACAGGGCTTATGTTGAATTAATAAATAATACAAGTGGAAAATTGCGGAAGGATATACAAAAGAGTTATGATTTCTTCCTCAAGAGCCTTGATTCAAAACTATGGGAAGATGAATCTCATCTAAAAGCTAATGGGCAACAGATGTTTGAATCAAGTAAAAATGCAGTTAAAGATTTGATGAAACTTGATGATGAACAGATTTATGATTCAAAATTATTACCAATAATAATTCATATCTTTAATTCAGATAAGTATGTTGTAGAATTGTACTATTCGGAGCTAATGACCAAGTATGAAGCCTTAGGGTGCGGGCTAACTCCTACAATTAATAGTAACTGTTCCAGATGGAAAAGGGATTTGGATGATGCTCAAAAATTACTAAATGATGCATACAGAGATTATCTTCTAGGGAATTATGATAAAGCCATAATCACTCTAAAACAAGCGTGGATGAACTTAAATAAAGTAGAGAAAATAGGTTTAGCTAAAGAAGTAGGTGAAAATATTATCACAGAAGATATACCAACTGAGTTTTCACTCTCTCAAAATTATCCCAATCCATTTAATCCTTCTACGCAAATACAATTTGGATTACCGAGCGATTCAAAAGTTCAAGTAAATATCTTTAATGTACTCGGGCAAAAAGTGCAGTCCCTCACAGAACAGTTTTACCAGGCTGGAACTCATACACTTAATTTTAATGCCGATGAGTTAAGCAACGGAGTCTACATCTATTCAATTAATGCAATCTCAGATGAGGGCAAAATATTCCGTGATACTAAGAAAATGTTGTTGGTTAAGTAG
- a CDS encoding VCBS repeat-containing protein has protein sequence MQHFDENIIELLILRDKEILKRREEIESHIAECFSCKELYNQITQFYSAIEEGQYLNERDQKLIDSKSLVISPVAFNNDSKLTPIPKTIISRTYYLIRTEPVKAALSLAAAIAVFLIGLNFNTVFQNSNPSVSVINDSLKTLTVYNSSSKELYSVPYYTPWGVSKYEALYNINTHILSDLDNDNINELISIVQTNTKEPKNYNEVKIYNNKGEEIKSATIGGEVEYFGKKLGNYFVAFSLVVADFDKDGVKEIYVGGQSYNSPYVLTKFDQNLNKIGEYWHHGHFWGMNHLKLESKEGIILLGLNDVDEEKSFPVASFIDPTKIIGKLQSANTPVFKDLPLFTETHYKKFARTWISDSIKHKPRIHTLVEVTNDSTFKVQYGFSSITYTKLYSSLILTLNKNFEVVDILQPDGFKRKWGEKGLTSSKLLFN, from the coding sequence ATGCAACACTTCGATGAAAATATTATTGAACTCTTGATTCTTAGGGATAAGGAGATTCTCAAACGGAGGGAGGAGATTGAGAGTCATATTGCTGAATGTTTTAGCTGCAAAGAACTCTACAATCAAATCACACAATTCTATTCTGCAATTGAGGAGGGTCAATACTTAAATGAAAGGGATCAAAAATTAATAGATTCAAAATCTCTTGTAATCAGTCCAGTTGCCTTTAATAATGATTCAAAGCTAACTCCAATTCCAAAAACAATTATCTCAAGAACCTATTACCTAATTAGAACAGAGCCGGTCAAAGCGGCGCTTTCACTTGCCGCCGCGATTGCGGTTTTCTTAATTGGACTTAATTTTAACACAGTATTCCAAAATTCTAACCCTTCTGTTTCTGTTATTAACGACAGCTTAAAAACATTGACAGTCTATAATAGTTCTTCAAAAGAACTTTACTCAGTTCCCTATTATACACCATGGGGCGTTAGTAAATATGAAGCATTATATAATATAAACACTCATATACTATCAGATTTGGATAATGACAACATCAATGAATTAATATCAATTGTTCAGACTAACACAAAAGAGCCTAAAAATTATAATGAGGTAAAAATCTACAATAATAAAGGAGAGGAAATTAAATCCGCAACAATTGGAGGTGAAGTAGAATATTTCGGCAAAAAATTAGGTAACTACTTTGTAGCATTCTCTCTCGTGGTAGCAGATTTTGATAAGGATGGGGTAAAGGAAATATATGTGGGGGGACAGAGTTATAACTCCCCTTACGTACTTACAAAGTTTGATCAAAATTTAAATAAAATAGGTGAGTACTGGCATCATGGTCATTTCTGGGGGATGAATCATCTAAAACTTGAAAGCAAAGAGGGGATTATACTCCTGGGATTAAATGATGTAGATGAGGAGAAAAGTTTTCCCGTAGCTTCTTTCATTGATCCGACCAAGATTATAGGGAAATTACAGTCAGCCAACACCCCTGTATTTAAAGACCTTCCATTGTTCACTGAAACACACTACAAAAAATTTGCACGAACCTGGATTTCCGATTCAATTAAACATAAACCCAGAATCCATACTTTAGTGGAAGTTACAAACGATTCAACGTTTAAGGTACAATATGGATTTTCTTCAATTACCTATACTAAACTGTATTCCAGCCTAATTTTAACTCTCAACAAAAACTTCGAAGTAGTTGATATCCTTCAGCCAGATGGTTTTAAGAGGAAGTGGGGAGAGAAGGGCCTCACCAGTTCAAAATTATTATTCAATTAA